The window CGAAGCCTGGCCAAGCCGATGCGCTTCGCAACGTGGGCTCCCTTCAGATACAATACTCCAGGTGACAACCCCAACCCGGAACGCAACTGCCACTATAACACCCTTATCCTTACATACTTCTCCTGTGGCTTCCTAGAGTGCACTGCAAGTACTCGAGCGTCAACATCAGCTTCAAGATGGACGCCGGATCCAACCCATACTACTTCGCCGTGGTCATCGAGTTCGAAGACGGGGACGGTGATCTCTCGGCCGTCGACGTAAAGCAGGCGGGGTCGGGCTCCTGGATACCCACGCAGCAGTCGTGGGGCGCCGTTTGGAAGCTGAACTCGGGGTGGCCACTGCAGGCTCCATTATCGATCCGGCTGACCTCCGGCCTTTCGGGGAAGACCCTCGTTGCCACCAACGTCATCCCCGTGGATTGGAAACCGGGGGCCACGTACAACTCCACCGTCAACTTCCCATAAGTCTAAAACAATGCACCGAATTGCTACTTATGTAAGATTCTGTTGGATACTTTGTGTGTGTGCGGCTGTTccaagtatatatatacatacttgaCTTGGGTACTGCATGAAGCTCGTAGAAGAGAACCGTGGAAGCTCTGAACCAAGGTTTCGCGTAATGCATTGCTAATAAGATAATTAATAATCATCTATGTTTTGCGTTGTTAATGAGATAGTGAATGAATTTgcgtggaaaaaagaaaaagaagatcaaCGTGACACTGTTTATCGATAGTCTTTGTTTTCTTGTATAATAGCTTTTGAGTGGTTTTCAAGCCCAAACTGTTTGTAAGGCGGCAGAGTATGGAAATGACAGCCGGTTGATGCCAAATAAGTTTATGACAGCACGTCGAGGCCAAAGGCCAACCTCAACAAGCACCGACGATTTCTAGAGAGGAGACACATCCTCGCTGAAATCTATAAGGGTATTGCGAAGGTGACAACCCATTATTTTTCGGTCAAGTCTTTCTGATTGACCGAGTCAGCTGCGCCGACGATCCTTTTTGAAGAGACGAAGGACATGACGAAGAAACTGATCGAGGCGACTGAAGCGGCATTATGAAACCCACTAGCATTTGCTCAGAGACACTCGGATTCGGAAGTGGCATCTTGCCGACAAAGCCCTACGTCTCTAGTCTCCCAATGCCGACCTCGTTCGTCAGGTCGAGGACATAGTGAACCACCACTGGCTGGAAGAGTTCCTCCGACAACAATATGGACTCGAAGGGATCGCCAGATACCAgcgtcgacaagattccagatggGACTCGGTAGGCAGAACTACAACTCCTTCGAGTATGGCTATCGTTCGGTGATTGTGCGAGTCTCAGGCGTCATCGTCGGTGATTGTGCGACTCATCAAGACACAAGGAGGTTGAAGGGTTGCTCAGTAGAAGGGGCTGATGCTGAGGCCAAGGAATAGAGGCCTTGGCAAGGTCCCAACCATGGCAATCGCGAGAACGGCAGTGGTTCCCCTCGAGTGGTTGTGGTAGATGATGCCAAGCCCGAGCAAGAATAACCCTTTGTTGCCAAATAAATAGTGTATCTTTTTCTTTTGGTGTTACGACTAATTCTCATCAATCATACATGCAATGGTCCCAACAGTAACTATGCAAAATTTCCACGTCGATTAAATGTGTATTTCCAGAAAGATAGTACTGAGTGCGTTATTCTGTGTTGGGTGATATTTGATTAACTCTACTTTTAGCCTTCTCTAACATGTCGAACCACGGAGCCAACATCGGTTCAAATTTAAATCTTTTGTAAGTTTCGCATCGAAGGATAAGTGGGTTCGGAAAGGTTATCCAAAACTAAGTCGAGTGTTTGCTTGATTGATGGTTTGATGGTGTGATTGTCGGTGATATCTCTATTAGCTCGACTCAACTTTAGGCTATGTACAAGAGTTGGAAGATGATTGAGTGGGTGACTCAAATATTAGAAGTCGACCAATATAAAGACTAGAGTTAGGTGGGATGCTCAATCTGATCTATTCGACCCTCGAGTTAGAATTGAGGTGAAGAGTAAAGACATAAGTGAATAGTAACTAACCTTAGCAACAATTAAAATTAGTAGGTTTTATAGTGGGATGAGTCCAAGAGAATGCTAACTCATCTTCCCAAAAATGACTTAATTAACTTTAAttagtttaaataataatttaataaatttaaataagtaAGAATAAAATAATCAAGTGGGGTTAGAAGGTACGAAAATAAAATGTGTAAGACAAATCCTCTATGGGCATTTGGCCCATGTGGCTCTGATGTAGCGAGATAAAGCTCTCCATATTCTATTATATCACTATAATAGTATGGTTATATTTGTTGGAAAATCTGGGGCATCATCATATGTgcaacggaagaatagaaaataaaattctaaaatttCTCGTAGagaaagaaggtttcatcgttgtgcaaagattggtgtgcaaaaacctgtaaaatcgaaaactacgcgTATATGAAAAATGTGTTACttaggaagatcatatatccctaaaaatcTACAAATCTGTGGgaaagaatgaaggaggtcaacttttctcctctctagcgatgatccacacggtagaggtagcgaagatgctcctcaaatcattttATAATCCTCATTTTCACGTGCACCACATGATCAAGAAGTGGCCAATCTATCTTGCTGTCCACACACCCAAAACAGGGACTGCTAGCTAAAGAAAGGAGGGAGAAAGGAGTATATGAGATATAGTCAAAAATGGTTTAGCCTATGAccttttggttccctcttatttatagaggctccatctcaacttaatcctaatagaTCATACTTTATTATgtactagatcttcatccaattacccaagcataTTTGATTAAtgaatctctacccaataatctctcattggctcttattgaatctcatctataGAATCTACTAATTCAATGGTTtattatccaataagataggggctccagcggatatcttatatccgaacctctactcgtggcaacacctaccatatgtgtgtgaccctccaggcccaatatcgagctggccgtgagttgtaCCTATCAGAATTCTTTctcgctcagtgaattattatctccatgataatttacttgactcattgactgCAAACGtaataggccactatgccgtagtccccaaacaatacatgGATTGTATATCaggtatggtgctatcaaactTATACAGAatctgctcgagtctcgctctaattagattatttcggaaaactctttctctttcaatccgaatgaccataacAAGAGATTTACATAAGTAAAaatacatgtgatattcctctcatgacatcaagaGCGGATGATTCtttgtcgacactcaataactaTTATAAGGttagttgtcactcccgatgaccagttgtgctaTATATGAAACTTTCAAGCCTATAAGTCTcgtataagcagatcaatcagtaaactcattctccaatgagcacctgtactatatccctagtgttcttacatgagcaactatgagaccagcatcCTCCATCATATaaatgagtatacaacacactagtctatccagttatctcgatgtccctcttgagtaacctataatcGAGATTATTTAAGGTTTATATTTAACAGCGAATCgattttattatcatgatctcatcacgattcgattctcattacacaaatctatagatatttcaatgtATGCAATattcaatataaaataaaaaaaaacctaatatataataaacaaaaaagagtGTGTATTATATTATGCATATCATCTGATTGACTTGCAAGATATCTATGACTAGTAGAATATGCTTATCGCACATTCTTTCGTGCATTTTAACTGGAACACATTTAGACTCTAAATTTCCTAAACACGTCGGTGATTGAAGGAGTTACCATGTAATTCAGTGTGATTTATTTCAACTTACTTTATTCTTaaataagatgaaaaaaaaagtcTTGCCCATATTTCTTTAGGAaatgaagaaaattttaattaatatggaaatatttatttcatattATCTCTAAATAGGAATTGAAAAGGTTTTATTGTTTGTCAGGTATTCAAAACTTGGAAACAATGCGAGGGTACAAAAAATTGGAAGTAAAAGATAAATACATGCTACGAATAAACTGATCGATCCGAGCAACCAACCATCTCTTCTTCCTCGTCGAGCTCGAAGCATTTGCTAAGTAGCCATGGCCTTCTCGCTTCGCCATCCCTCTTCTCTTCTTGTCTTCATTGCACTGCTTGGTTTCCTTTCCCTGTTTCGTCCCTGCGCTTGCTCCAGCCGCAATTTCCTGAACACGTCCGCCGTAGTGTTGGGCACGTCGCCGGCCGAAGCCACCTGGTACGGAAACGCCCATGGCGCTGGAAGTGAGGGTAATGTCAGCAACATTCCGGtgttacgttctgaagcatttgtgAGATCATACGTGAAATATTCTGCATGTATGTATATCCATACAGGTGGTGCAGTTGCTACGGCCCCGTTCTCATCCACGACAGCAGCAGGAGGTCCTTTGCTGTACAAATCAGGCAAGGGATGTGGTGCTTGTTATCAGGTACACACGCGTAGCTAGCAATTGCGTCATCTGCTACGTAGATATGTTGGGAGAAAGAATGATCATGGCACTGATTGGATCAGGTTTCGTGCACGTCGAACGCTGCATGCTCCGGAAACCCGGTGACTCTCGTCATCACGGATGAGTGCCCCGGCGGTCCGTGTGCTTCCGGCGCCGTCCATTTTGACCTCAGCTGGAGTGCCTTCGGGGCCATGTCGAAGCCCGGTCAAGAAGACACGCTTCGGGCCGCAGGAGCCATTCAAGTACAGTACTCCACAGGTGAGAACCCCAACCCGGAACAACTGCCACTCGAACACCCGACCCTAACACACTCCCTGTGGCTTCGCAGAGTGCCGTGCAGCTACCCAGGCGTCAACGTCGCCTTCAAGGTGGATGCCGGATCCAACGCAAACTACCGCGCCGTGCTCATCATAAACAAAGCGGAGGACCGGGATCTTGCGACCGTTGACGTGTAGCAAGGGTCGGGCTCGTGGAACTCCAATGCAGCAGTCGTCGGGCGCCATCTAGAAGCTGAACTAGGGGTCGCCGCTGCAGGCGCCGTTCTCTTTGCGGTTGACACCCGGCTTGTCGGGAAAGACCCTCGTCGCCTCCAACGTCATCCCCGCCGATTGGACACCAGGGAGCACTTACAACTCCAACGTCAACTTCTAATTAGTCTAAAACAATGCACTAAACCACTACTTATATAGGATAATGTTAAATactttgtgtgtgtgtgggggggggggggggggggggttattgCAATATGAAACTCATAAATAAGAAGTGTGGAAGACGATATCAGCTCTTCTGTTCTCAATCGAAACTTTATGTAATGCATGTGTTTGTGTTGAGTCCTCTTTCTCCCCTCGTTCACGAATCCTGATTGCGATCTAAATAAAAACTTTTCCCTTTTTACCGTATACGTCTGAGAAGATCTAAGTGTGTAAAGATTTAGATTGACCTTTAAGGGTCTTAGATCATAGTGTATTGAACTAGTGGTTCAAATTAGCTGATAGAAGGCCAATTATCCTATCAAATCGAGTCTGATTCCATGTTTTTGTTtataaaaacaagaagaaaagagagagttaCTTAGTAGAATTGGGATAcgtcttattattattttcttttggcGCCATGATTTCTTCATTAGGGATATATAATAGCAAGTGGGATATTTTCGATATCCAATCTATTCAAGAATTTGAAGTGTCAGTACTTGTTATGTGTCTCATACTTCCTTACCGTGCGAAGTTGATAGAAATAGTGTTTACATAGTTTGAAGCAGCTAAAATAAAGGAGAAAAACTCTTTTGATTTATTAGAAGAAAAGGGTGCCTGAAACCAACATAGAAATCAACCAACGAGAGAAAGCACTACTACGTAGTACTACTCCTACTGCTTGTTATTGCTGCTTGATCCGACCATGCCCTCTAGTTAATGCTGCTGCGATCCTCCTCCTCGTCCCCCCAAGCCGTAAACCTCTCCTCGCGGACTCGGAACTCCCCCAGTTGCACCAGGAATGGCGCACCCGGCGGCGAGTTCTCAGCGGACGATGACAACGCCATCCCGGTCCCAGCGACACCGCTGCCGCAGCCGAGCCCCAGCCCTGTCCTCGTTGTGGCCGTGTGGGTCAGCGGCATCGGCAACAGCGGCTGTGCCTGAGGTGGTGACATGTGCGCCACCGGTGAATCGCTTTCCGGTTTGCACCCGGTAAATGACGTTGGAGCCTTGGCATCGGCGGATGCGTCGCTGCTACTGTTGTTGTTGTGCTGGTTTACAGTACTCGTCGCCAGGTCCTGAGACTTCCTCCGGCGGCGGTTGTGATCAGCCAGCCGCTTCCGGCAGCTCCGTTTCCCCTGATCGAATTCTGTGAGCGCGTGAAACCTATACGTACTTGAACGTCATCTCAGTGGATCTGAGCTTTAAAGCACGAAATAGTGAGGAGTGGGATGGATACAGGACCTGCTGCATTGTTGGCAGAAACGCTGAGAAAGGCCGGCGACGATGGCGATCGAAGCTTTCGAGTGGAACTCACACACCTTGTGGCGGCGGTGGTAGTGCTTCGCATGTGTGAGGTCGATCCCACATCCCTCTGCCTGGCACCGAGCTATGCGGGTCCTCCGCCGGCACACTCGCCCAACCACGACGCTGGCCTCCTCGGCCGGCGAGAAGTAGGTGCGTACCCCGAGGTTGAGCCCGATCCTCGCCGGCAACGGCGGCAGTGCCATCCCATACCGCTGGTGGCACGTCGAAGGCGGCGATGGCGGGAAGAGTGCCGCAGCCGTCAACGGCTGAGGCTGCGGGAAGAAGTCAGCGAAACCGCTGCCGCCAAGGCCATGGCCGCCAAAGTGGTCGAACAGGGTTGCATGCTGCTGCCCGCCGTCGTGGCCGCCGTTCTCCTCGCCAAACAGCAGCATGGCTGCTGCTGCCGCAGCGGGATTCCCCCACTCGTAATCCAACATCATCTTTATGTCGGCTTCAGTCTACAAATGTAAATCATTAAGAGGAGAGTGGAGAAGGCCAAAGAAGATTCCAGTGATGAATCTTGAACGAAGAAAATAAGCAAGTGAAACCCTAAGAGCTCGCTATCTTTCACCTTGGCTGCACCAGGCGAGCGTAAACTGCAGCTTAAATAGGTGCAATATTTACTGAGATGATTACACAGCGTTATCCACGTTTACTGGACTGCGTTCATCGCCTTTGTCTGGTTGCTGCAAGTTTGGAGAATTAGACCTAAGGAATCATCCCTCGTCGGTCCCCCTTCATCGGATTCTGGGGACGACACGAACGCACGAGCTCTGACATAAGGAAGCTCGTATGAAGTTTCATTCCCGCGTCGCGTCGTGGTCCGTGGCCACCCCGCTGGCTTTGTTTTGCTCCCCGGCCATCGGAACTGCTGCCCTCCGATTTTGGAGTACGAGATCACGGGGCTGATCCGCCGATGACTTGTCCTCGTTGCATCCGACGGCCGGAAGAGCGGCGGGGAGGGATGAGGACAGCGGAAGAGGACGGGACGGAGCACTTCTCTGCACGTGTCAACATCGTGTCTACGTCCGCAAAAACGTGTTGTATCGTGCCGCGTATGGTCGTGATGGGAAGGGCTGCTCGTGCCGTTGATACATGTTTCAGGAATCCCAACGAATCAGCAGCTTACGCGTGTCTTCGTTCCTGCTTCAAGAATGCACCGATCGGATTAGCCCATACTTTCCCCCTAATGACGTTGGGATCTGTAGTATTGCATGTTAACACTGCATTATCTTGTATCATGTTAATATATACTATCCTAATCTCAATATGTACAACACTCCATCCATGGGAAGATTCGATCAACACGACAttcaaaaattaaatgtttatTCAAAAAGATGGATGATTAAGACTTAAAAGCAAGATAAGATTAATAATTTTCCTATAGATGGGGGTTTATAGAATTTGCATCCCTAGCAAAGGGTTGTGATGGAAGAGTTTGCACAACAAAAGACATCTTGGGTATATATATGATCAAACCAAAATTTAATAGACTTGCCAACTAAAAGAATCATTCACATTGCTAACCAAGCACATATGCGAAGGGTTCGTTACCGCATCTTTGAAGCAAAAGGACTTCCTAAATTGATTTTCTTTTCCAAAATAATCTGTAAAAATTGATCAAAGCCTTGAACTCCAGCACTTACCTAATGGCGAAAAGAAACAAGGAACAATGCGCAAAAGCAACTCTCTTGATATGTGCTTTAACATTCAAACAATCAATACATTCGAAGCAAGATATAGTACGATAGATTCAAGCACTctacagaaagaaaaggaaatgtCATATGTAAGAGATTACCTAGTCCCAATTATCTTAGCTTGTGTAAGAAACATGAGGCATCTACTCGAACCACTGCAAGCTCACAGACAGAACGGAGCTACCCTTCAATGGCAGGACGAACCGAGCTCCACAATAAGGGCAGGATACATCTTTCTGCCCACGACAGATTGAAGCAAAAGTTGCCCCACGAACCACAAATGGGATTCCTGTAAGTATAATTGAGCTTATTAGCATCCTTTTTATCACCAGCATGTGGTAGCACCTGCCTACCCTTCTTTGCTTAGATATCAGTTGGACTGTTTTCCAAAAGCAACCTGGCAAACTTAGCTGCTGTAGCATGGTTCCCTCCCTAGTAGCAGACAGTCATAGCATTATGGAGGACAAGCCTCGTAAGAATCTTCGGAAGCTTACAGTTGCCAGCTCCTGCTGTTAAACTGAATTGTCCTTGATTTCTTTGCTCTGAACTTACATTGTCAAGCCCAGGAGACTAGCAATCTCAATTAGCTCCTTCACCTCATCAGCTTCCCTCATCGAGTCCACTGCAACAAACGGGATAGTGAACAGAATGTTGAGAAATTGGCAAAGCCTCTGGAAATTTTCTCTGTTGTGGCTTGATAAGCCGCCTTTAGCATCTCATCCATCTGCACAAAGTTGTACACAAGTGCTGTTGAGCCCCTTGTATTAGGACTGGTAGACTCATTCCATCCTTTCGCAACAGCAATTGATATAGCTGGAACAAACAGGAAAGGCACACATCTAGGTGTGACAGGCCACAAGAAGATCCGGGAACAATGGCTTCATAGGTGCAAAGTTCTTTATACCCAATTGCCGGCTAAGCAAACGCATGGCAGTGTCATAATTTCCAGCTGCCACATGCTCCCCAGCAAAATAGATGacttctgaatccagatttggctgACAGGCATACCAGGTGTAGGGGCAACAGATAAGGAACTTCCAGCATCTATTGATGTATCCACATCAAGCGGCAATTCCAAATCCTCAATGTCCCATCCTCCTTCATCATTAACTTCATTTGTTACCTCATCCTCAATTTATGCTACTATATTTTGCATCATTCCCTCCTTGTTAACAATGTCCAATTCCTCATCACCGCTTCAACACCAGtagcttcttcctcttcctcatttTCTACCCTCCCAGTGTCCAAGCCGTCATTGAAGATACCCCTCATTACCCCTAACAGTAGCCAATCACCACTGCACATGAGCGGTAGAGGTGGCATCAGAAGAGAATTCAGCAGCAAGCCAGTTGAAGTTCTCTGAGAACAACCCTCTGTTTTAGATAAAAAATGGGCATCCTATCCTCAGCTCTGGATGACAGGTTACCAGTGCCATCATAAAATATGGCATCCGTACCAATTGCAAGAAGTCTCTTCTTTACAACCTCATTTTTAAGGTTTTTCACAATAGCATGATTGCTAATCTTGTCAAGAACAGCAAACCTATTACGAGCTACAAAAACAATTGATGCTCCAGCTCCCTTGCTTGCAATCCAGCATATAGTCACCCGTTCCAAAAATGCCCTTAAGAACAATATAAAGCTCATAAGATCCACCTCCACATCAGAAGAGATCAAAACAGCATTCTCACTGGGACTAAAAGAATGTTCTAAGACCCTGCTTCAAGCTGACAGAGCCAGATCTTCTTATAGGAGCTACCTTATAGAAACACAAGAAACAATTTTACACATAGCATAGAGTATCTCCACTGACAGAGAAAGCTGGACATTCCCTTTCCAATATGACAACAATCATGCCATTATCATGACTAGCAACAGAAGGTTCATTTCTGGATGTGCAGCGAGAATTTAGAAGTCATGTTCCTGACTAAATATTCATACCTGTCAATTTCTGGATGTGCAGCAAGAAACATTATTCATGTGACCTCTCAACGTGTTCACCTCCAAAGCTTTTCAATCTGTTACAATGAGATTAACATTAGTGGACTCGCTTTCGTTTAAGCTAACAAGTTACATCAATATTTTCCTTCTTAGACTCATGTCATAaaggaaataaataaaattttcagaCATTTCTCACATTAAAATGATATGATAGAAACACAAAAAACAATCTCTAGAACTCTATTAGATCAGTTTCTGTAAATTGCAATTTCATTTTTCTCAACATCAGACAAAATAACAATTTCAGTTTGCACTCCTAAAGAAGGATAAGGATGTTAGCAGAGATGTTTATATCAGGTTACCATTCATTCTCCACAGTTTCAATCGTCGATCATCTGCCCCTGAAACAATTAGAGGCAAGGTAGGATGGAAAGATACCCAATTGACTCCATGATCAATGGCCTTCCAACACATACTTGACAACAGCATCAACACCCCCAAATACGCATTTATCCGACCCGGATGCAGGACATCATCAACCAGAGAAACCTTTTTCCTCAGTGAACTGATATCCCATAACGGACTGGCTGATCCAGAGAGGCAGACAGAAGTAGGTCTTTCATCGGATGGAATGAGGCACACATGACATGATGGTTATGCCCGGTCAACACAGAAATGCAGGTCTGAGATTGCTAGTTCTGAGTCCTCATGGTTTGATCTGCTCTAACAATCCATGGGTTCTCGTCAATGAATCGAACAGTGCAGATGTAATCAAGATGTCCAAGAAGTGTAAACAAGCACCAGTGGGTCTTATAATTCCACACCTTAATCTCG of the Musa acuminata AAA Group cultivar baxijiao chromosome BXJ3-2, Cavendish_Baxijiao_AAA, whole genome shotgun sequence genome contains:
- the LOC135630939 gene encoding squamosa promoter-binding-like protein 8, whose amino-acid sequence is MMLDYEWGNPAAAAAAMLLFGEENGGHDGGQQHATLFDHFGGHGLGGSGFADFFPQPQPLTAAALFPPSPPSTCHQRYGMALPPLPARIGLNLGVRTYFSPAEEASVVVGRVCRRRTRIARCQAEGCGIDLTHAKHYHRRHKVCEFHSKASIAIVAGLSQRFCQQCSRFHALTEFDQGKRSCRKRLADHNRRRRKSQDLATSTVNQHNNNSSSDASADAKAPTSFTGCKPESDSPVAHMSPPQAQPLLPMPLTHTATTRTGLGLGCGSGVAGTGMALSSSAENSPPGAPFLVQLGEFRVREERFTAWGDEEEDRSSIN